One Hydrogenophaga crassostreae genomic region harbors:
- a CDS encoding peroxiredoxin, protein MAVVVNKPIPEFESMATGGIKVSNQTHLGQTIVLYFYPKDNTPGCTTEAMQFRDKYKDFVKAGSEVFGVSRDNMTSHDSFKAKLELPFELIADTEEKMCHMFGVVKNKIMYGKKVKGIERSTFLIGPDGVLAAEWRGLKVPGHVEDVLKAVKTLNKTVA, encoded by the coding sequence ATGGCAGTCGTTGTCAATAAACCCATCCCGGAATTCGAGTCGATGGCCACCGGTGGCATCAAGGTCAGCAACCAGACTCACCTGGGACAGACCATCGTCTTGTATTTTTACCCAAAAGACAATACGCCCGGATGCACCACGGAAGCAATGCAATTCCGTGACAAATACAAGGATTTTGTCAAAGCTGGCTCCGAAGTTTTCGGTGTTTCACGCGACAACATGACTTCGCACGACAGCTTCAAGGCCAAGCTCGAACTCCCGTTCGAGCTGATCGCCGATACCGAAGAAAAAATGTGTCACATGTTTGGCGTGGTCAAAAACAAGATCATGTATGGCAAAAAAGTCAAAGGCATCGAGCGCAGCACTTTCCTGATTGGCCCCGATGGGGTTCTGGCAGCCGAGTGGCGTGGCCTGAAGGTTCCGGGCCACGTTGAAGATGTGCTGAAGGCCGTCAAAACGCTGAACAAGACAGTGGCTTGA
- a CDS encoding DUF3047 domain-containing protein yields the protein MHTSAMLARLARASSSAVLALWLAACASTPPSADGKPDELTREDPQPALRPMAIDGTAWQTSNHIEGAGPAAQWQHQLFVKRRPTLYQAMEYEGRPAIKALAEGSNSTLSLALNPQPGELAQRFRFSWFVPALNTGFDLSKKGTDDAVARLVLSFSGDRFNGKWAARDHLVSELSSLIAGKPLPYASIMYVWDSRYPAGSVIPNPYTDRIRQIVVESGPQRLNQWVDFERDVEADFRMAFGEEPGAMVGLSLMTDSNNSGASVTAWYGPIDLTLSTPSH from the coding sequence ATGCACACGTCCGCCATGCTTGCCCGCCTCGCGCGAGCCTCTTCCTCTGCCGTTCTTGCTTTGTGGCTGGCAGCCTGCGCCAGCACCCCGCCATCGGCAGATGGAAAGCCTGATGAACTGACCCGGGAAGACCCTCAGCCAGCGCTGCGCCCGATGGCCATTGACGGCACGGCATGGCAGACGAGCAACCACATTGAAGGAGCCGGACCCGCAGCGCAGTGGCAACACCAGTTGTTTGTGAAGCGCCGCCCCACGCTGTATCAAGCAATGGAATACGAGGGCCGCCCAGCGATCAAGGCATTGGCCGAGGGCTCCAACAGCACGCTGAGTCTGGCCCTGAATCCCCAGCCGGGCGAACTGGCGCAACGTTTTCGCTTTTCCTGGTTCGTGCCTGCCTTGAATACCGGCTTTGACCTGAGCAAGAAAGGCACTGATGACGCGGTCGCACGACTGGTATTGAGTTTTTCTGGCGACCGCTTCAATGGCAAGTGGGCCGCACGCGACCACCTCGTGTCCGAGCTCTCAAGTCTGATTGCGGGCAAACCGCTGCCGTACGCGTCGATCATGTATGTGTGGGACAGCCGCTACCCGGCAGGCAGTGTGATTCCCAACCCCTACACCGACCGCATCCGCCAGATCGTGGTCGAGTCGGGGCCGCAGCGGCTGAACCAGTGGGTGGATTTCGAGCGCGACGTTGAGGCCGACTTCCGCATGGCTTTCGGCGAAGAGCCGGGCGCCATGGTTGGGCTGAGTCTGATGACCGACTCGAACAACTCGGGCGCATCGGTCACGGCCTGGTACGGCCCCATTGACCTGACCCTGTCGACACCCAGCCACTAG
- a CDS encoding xanthine dehydrogenase family protein molybdopterin-binding subunit has product MNTFDAPDIDKPAGLTRRGLLASAGAALVVGFTLPRSGRALAASDTPFAPNAWLRITPDNRITVICGSSEMGQGVLTAIPQLMAEELDADWSAVTVEQAPVSAAFNNPAFGMQATGGSTTIRGHWDVMRNAGATARAMLVAAAAEQWKVPVAECRTALGEVIHGSGKKLTYGALAEAASRQKPPEKVALKDPKDFKIIGQRKKRLDTVGKTDGSARYGIDVSLPGMLVAVMARAPLPGAKVVKVDDSLAKAVKGVKQVITLPSGVAVLASGYWAAKKGRDALKVDWDLGAGTGLSSAKVTAMLTEGASAPGAVAKKEGDEAAKAERLVEATYEAPYLAHACMEPMNCTAWVKPGSVEVWAGTQSQGPVQGILSQVAAVDAGSVKVNTMMLGGGFGRRFAPDFVIDATLLSKMSGSPVKLIYSREDDMAAGFYRPASVAKFTGGLDAAGKVTVLKVGVGTPSIMAASGFMKIPDNGVDSFAMEGIADHPYDVANQRIAFGRKEPGPNVWFWRSVGHSQNIFFMESFVDELAAAAGKDPFEFRRAMLDKQPRYKKVLEVAADKAGWGSPLPAGVFRGIAVAQSFGSYVAEVAEVSVNADGRPRVHRVVAAVDCGMTVNPTIIERQIEGAIVFGLSAALYGKITLKDGRVEQGNFHDYPVLRSNEMPGVEVHIVPSTEKPGGIGEPGTPPIAPAVANALFAATGKRLRSLPFDAEQLKKA; this is encoded by the coding sequence ATGAACACATTTGATGCACCCGATATCGACAAGCCAGCTGGCCTGACGAGGCGCGGCCTTCTGGCCAGCGCAGGCGCAGCACTCGTGGTCGGCTTTACGCTGCCGCGCAGCGGTCGGGCGCTGGCCGCTTCCGACACGCCTTTTGCGCCCAATGCCTGGTTGCGCATCACGCCCGACAACCGCATCACGGTGATTTGCGGTTCTTCGGAAATGGGCCAGGGCGTGCTCACCGCGATTCCCCAGCTCATGGCCGAGGAGCTCGACGCCGACTGGAGCGCGGTCACCGTGGAGCAGGCGCCGGTGAGTGCGGCGTTCAACAACCCGGCTTTTGGCATGCAGGCGACCGGCGGTTCCACCACCATTCGCGGACATTGGGATGTGATGCGCAACGCTGGCGCAACAGCCCGAGCCATGCTGGTTGCCGCGGCTGCAGAGCAATGGAAGGTGCCGGTTGCAGAGTGCCGCACGGCATTGGGTGAGGTGATTCACGGCAGCGGCAAGAAGCTGACCTATGGCGCTCTCGCGGAAGCGGCCAGCCGCCAGAAACCGCCCGAAAAGGTGGCGCTGAAAGACCCGAAAGATTTCAAGATCATCGGCCAGCGCAAGAAGCGTCTCGATACCGTGGGCAAGACCGATGGGTCAGCCCGGTACGGTATCGATGTGAGCCTGCCGGGGATGTTGGTGGCTGTGATGGCACGAGCGCCGCTGCCGGGTGCCAAAGTGGTGAAGGTCGACGACAGTCTGGCCAAAGCGGTCAAGGGCGTGAAACAGGTGATCACCCTGCCCAGCGGCGTGGCCGTTTTGGCTTCGGGCTACTGGGCCGCGAAGAAGGGGCGCGATGCGTTGAAGGTCGACTGGGATCTGGGGGCTGGCACCGGGCTGTCCTCTGCCAAGGTCACCGCGATGCTGACGGAGGGCGCATCGGCCCCGGGCGCTGTGGCCAAAAAGGAAGGTGATGAAGCGGCCAAAGCCGAGCGCTTGGTGGAAGCCACCTATGAAGCGCCTTACCTGGCCCACGCCTGCATGGAGCCCATGAACTGCACCGCCTGGGTGAAGCCCGGTAGCGTGGAGGTTTGGGCGGGGACACAGAGCCAGGGGCCGGTGCAGGGCATCCTGAGCCAGGTGGCCGCGGTGGATGCCGGCAGTGTCAAGGTCAACACGATGATGCTGGGTGGCGGTTTCGGTCGCCGTTTTGCGCCCGATTTTGTGATCGACGCGACGCTGCTCTCAAAAATGAGTGGCTCGCCTGTGAAATTGATCTACAGCCGTGAAGACGACATGGCCGCAGGCTTCTACCGGCCCGCCTCGGTGGCGAAATTCACCGGCGGGCTGGATGCAGCGGGCAAGGTCACCGTGCTGAAGGTCGGTGTGGGAACGCCTTCGATCATGGCTGCTTCGGGCTTCATGAAGATTCCCGACAACGGCGTGGACAGTTTTGCCATGGAGGGTATTGCCGATCACCCATACGACGTGGCCAACCAGCGCATCGCGTTTGGTCGCAAGGAACCAGGGCCCAACGTGTGGTTCTGGCGCTCGGTGGGCCATTCGCAAAATATCTTCTTCATGGAGAGCTTTGTCGACGAGTTGGCCGCAGCAGCAGGCAAGGATCCGTTTGAATTCCGCCGGGCCATGCTCGACAAGCAGCCTCGCTACAAAAAGGTGCTGGAAGTCGCTGCGGATAAAGCGGGTTGGGGCTCGCCCTTGCCGGCCGGCGTGTTCCGCGGTATTGCCGTGGCGCAGAGCTTTGGCAGCTATGTGGCGGAAGTGGCGGAGGTGTCGGTGAATGCCGATGGCCGGCCGCGGGTGCACCGTGTGGTGGCCGCTGTGGACTGCGGCATGACGGTCAACCCCACCATCATCGAGCGCCAAATCGAAGGTGCGATCGTGTTTGGATTGAGTGCCGCGCTCTACGGCAAGATCACTTTGAAAGACGGTCGCGTCGAGCAGGGCAACTTTCATGATTACCCCGTTCTGCGCAGCAACGAGATGCCCGGGGTTGAAGTGCACATTGTGCCCAGCACAGAAAAACCCGGGGGCATCGGCGAGCCGGGCACGCCGCCCATCGCACCGGCTGTGGCCAACGCCCTGTTTGCTGCGACCGGCAAACGTTTGCGCAGCCTGCCATTCGACGCGGAGCAGCTGAAAAAGGCCTGA
- a CDS encoding homoserine dehydrogenase codes for MKPIQVGLLGLGNVGGGVYEVLRRNQEEIQRRAGRGIEVAMVSRRDVAKARAMVGHTAQVVADPRAVIANPDIDIVVELIGGYDLARELVLEAIAAGKHVVTANKALLAMHGTEIFAAAHAKGVMVAFEAAVAGGIPIIKALREGLTANRIEWIAGIINGTTNFILSEMRDKGLDFGVVLKEAQRLGYAEADPTFDIEGVDAAHKLTLMSSIAFGIPVQFGKAYTEGITQLSSIDIRYAEQLGYRIKLLGVTKRTSAGIELRVHPCLVPSKRLIANVEGPMNAVLVQADAVGTTLYYGKGAGSEPTASAVIADLVDITRLHTADPQNRVPHLAFQPDAMSDLAVLPMSEVVTSFYLRLRVADEAGVLTKVTGLLAAGGISIDAVLQREADQVGGEGATSTDLIILTHDVKEGAMNEVIAQMQALPSVLAPITRIRKEELN; via the coding sequence ATGAAACCCATCCAAGTAGGCCTGTTGGGCTTGGGCAATGTGGGCGGTGGCGTGTACGAAGTGCTGCGCCGCAACCAGGAAGAGATTCAACGGCGTGCCGGTCGTGGCATTGAGGTCGCCATGGTGTCGCGCCGCGATGTGGCCAAAGCCAGGGCCATGGTGGGGCATACCGCGCAGGTCGTTGCCGACCCGCGGGCCGTGATTGCCAACCCGGATATCGATATCGTCGTTGAACTCATCGGCGGCTACGACCTGGCCCGGGAACTCGTGCTGGAAGCCATTGCGGCTGGCAAGCATGTGGTGACCGCGAACAAGGCGTTGCTGGCGATGCACGGGACCGAGATTTTTGCCGCAGCACATGCCAAAGGCGTGATGGTGGCCTTTGAAGCGGCCGTTGCCGGGGGCATTCCCATCATCAAGGCGCTGCGCGAGGGCCTCACGGCCAACCGCATCGAGTGGATCGCCGGCATCATCAATGGCACGACCAACTTCATCCTCTCTGAGATGCGAGACAAGGGATTGGACTTTGGTGTTGTGCTGAAAGAGGCCCAGCGTCTGGGTTATGCAGAAGCCGATCCGACGTTTGACATCGAAGGGGTGGACGCCGCACACAAGCTCACGCTGATGAGCTCGATTGCCTTTGGTATTCCGGTTCAGTTTGGAAAGGCCTATACCGAGGGCATCACCCAGTTGAGCTCGATCGACATACGGTATGCCGAGCAACTGGGCTACCGCATCAAGCTGCTGGGCGTCACCAAGCGCACAAGCGCAGGCATCGAATTGCGGGTGCACCCTTGCCTGGTACCAAGCAAGCGGCTGATTGCCAATGTGGAAGGCCCCATGAATGCCGTGTTGGTGCAAGCCGATGCGGTGGGCACCACCCTGTACTACGGCAAAGGCGCCGGCAGCGAGCCGACCGCCAGCGCCGTGATCGCCGATCTGGTGGACATCACCCGCCTTCACACCGCCGATCCGCAAAACCGTGTGCCACACCTTGCTTTTCAGCCCGATGCCATGAGCGACTTGGCCGTGCTGCCGATGAGCGAGGTGGTCACCAGCTTTTACCTGCGGTTGCGGGTGGCCGATGAGGCGGGTGTGCTGACCAAGGTCACCGGCTTGCTCGCGGCGGGTGGCATCAGCATCGATGCGGTGTTGCAGCGCGAGGCCGATCAGGTGGGTGGGGAGGGTGCCACGTCGACCGATCTCATCATCCTGACGCACGATGTCAAAGAGGGTGCAATGAACGAAGTGATCGCTCAAATGCAGGCCCTGCCTTCCGTGCTGGCGCCGATCACGCGCATCCGCAAAGAAGAGCTCAACTGA
- a CDS encoding Mth938-like domain-containing protein — MKFHADKPDSLSITALGEGWVAINGERHENSLVLTSAGQVQPWDCAAFEALTASHFERLIGAMPEPPELVIFGSGKRLRFAQPALMRTLIERRIGVETMDTAAACRTFNILVAEGRRVVSALIIGD; from the coding sequence ATGAAGTTCCACGCCGACAAGCCCGACTCGCTCAGCATCACCGCCCTCGGCGAGGGCTGGGTGGCCATCAATGGCGAGCGCCATGAAAACAGCCTGGTGCTGACATCAGCAGGCCAGGTACAGCCGTGGGACTGCGCCGCCTTCGAAGCGCTCACGGCATCGCATTTCGAGCGCCTGATCGGCGCCATGCCCGAACCACCCGAACTGGTGATTTTCGGCAGTGGAAAACGCTTGCGTTTTGCCCAGCCAGCCTTGATGCGCACCCTCATCGAGCGCCGTATTGGCGTTGAAACCATGGACACGGCTGCTGCATGCCGCACGTTCAACATACTGGTTGCCGAGGGACGCCGGGTGGTCAGCGCACTGATCATTGGCGACTGA
- a CDS encoding PhoH family protein, translating into MPLPPAPNKRAALLSSEAFNLKASSEFLKSDEVAVAQTAPPQRSARPVQTESRPGPRNSKAKPKNTDSAASIASKAAPQQLPRGSAPAGQPVPPPVAQPVSQAKPPAARPVQAQARPVKSASRTTRKTATNGAARLFVLDTNVLLHDPTSLFRFEEHDIFLPMIVLEELDGHKKGMTEVARNGRQTSRTLDALVAQQGGDMAKGLKLAVTGHQAARGMLYFQTEPLNSQLPSSLPQGKADNQILGVVQALSDKFPKREVILVSKDINMRVKARALGLAAEDYENDKTLEDGELLYSGALALPQDFWTRQSKTIESWQSGSHTFYRVSGPAVNQFYINQFVYFEAPGEPSLYARVTEIRDKTAVLKTLKDFTHLKNAVWGVSSRNREQNFALNLLLDPEVDFVTLTGTAGTGKTLMALASGLTQVLDERRYTEIIMTRATVSVGEDIGFLPGTEEEKMGPWMGALDDNLEFLAKGDGGNAGEWGRAATNELVRSRIKVKSMNFMRGRTFLNKYVIIDEAQNLTPKQMKTLITRAGPGTKIICMGNLAQIDTPYLTEGSSGLTYAVDKFKGWPHGGHITLARGERSRLADFASEVL; encoded by the coding sequence ATGCCACTGCCACCCGCCCCCAACAAACGCGCCGCACTCCTGTCGTCTGAGGCATTCAACCTCAAAGCCTCAAGTGAATTCCTCAAAAGTGATGAAGTCGCCGTGGCCCAAACGGCACCACCGCAACGCAGCGCCCGGCCGGTCCAGACCGAATCACGCCCCGGCCCTCGCAACAGCAAGGCCAAGCCCAAAAATACCGACAGCGCTGCCAGCATCGCCAGCAAGGCCGCACCACAGCAACTGCCACGCGGCAGTGCGCCGGCCGGCCAGCCGGTACCGCCACCCGTGGCCCAACCGGTTTCGCAGGCCAAACCACCTGCAGCGCGACCAGTTCAAGCGCAGGCAAGGCCGGTCAAGAGTGCCAGCCGGACCACCCGAAAAACCGCGACAAATGGGGCTGCACGCTTGTTTGTTCTCGACACCAATGTGCTTTTGCACGATCCCACCAGCCTGTTCCGCTTCGAAGAACACGACATCTTTTTGCCCATGATCGTGCTCGAAGAGCTCGACGGCCACAAAAAAGGCATGACCGAAGTGGCGCGCAACGGGCGCCAAACCAGCCGCACCCTCGATGCCCTGGTCGCCCAGCAAGGCGGCGACATGGCCAAGGGGCTGAAACTCGCGGTCACGGGCCACCAGGCCGCGCGCGGCATGCTCTATTTCCAGACCGAGCCGCTGAACAGCCAATTGCCGAGCAGCTTGCCGCAAGGCAAAGCAGACAACCAGATTCTGGGTGTTGTGCAGGCGCTGAGCGACAAATTCCCCAAGCGGGAAGTGATCCTGGTGTCGAAAGACATCAATATGCGCGTCAAGGCCCGCGCCCTGGGGCTGGCGGCCGAAGATTACGAAAACGACAAGACCCTGGAAGACGGCGAGTTGCTGTACTCCGGTGCCTTGGCCCTGCCGCAGGACTTCTGGACGCGCCAGAGCAAGACCATCGAGAGTTGGCAAAGCGGCAGCCACACCTTCTACCGGGTCAGTGGCCCTGCTGTGAACCAGTTTTACATCAACCAGTTTGTGTACTTCGAGGCGCCAGGTGAGCCTTCGCTGTACGCCCGCGTGACCGAAATCCGCGACAAAACGGCGGTATTGAAAACGCTGAAAGACTTCACCCATCTGAAAAATGCGGTGTGGGGTGTTTCCAGCCGCAACCGCGAACAGAATTTCGCGCTCAACCTGCTGCTGGATCCAGAAGTCGATTTTGTGACCCTGACCGGTACCGCCGGCACCGGCAAAACGCTGATGGCTCTGGCCAGTGGCCTCACCCAGGTGCTCGACGAGCGCCGGTACACCGAAATCATCATGACCCGCGCCACGGTGAGCGTGGGCGAAGACATCGGTTTCCTGCCCGGTACCGAAGAAGAAAAAATGGGCCCGTGGATGGGCGCGCTCGACGACAACCTGGAGTTTCTGGCCAAAGGCGATGGCGGCAACGCCGGTGAATGGGGGCGCGCGGCGACCAATGAGCTGGTGCGCAGCCGCATCAAGGTCAAGAGCATGAACTTCATGCGTGGACGCACTTTCCTGAACAAGTACGTGATCATCGATGAGGCGCAAAACCTGACGCCCAAGCAAATGAAAACGCTGATCACCCGCGCCGGACCGGGCACCAAGATCATCTGCATGGGCAACCTGGCCCAGATTGACACCCCGTACCTGACCGAAGGCTCTTCTGGCCTGACCTACGCGGTGGACAAGTTCAAAGGCTGGCCACACGGCGGACACATCACGCTCGCGCGCGGTGAACGCTCCAGGCTGGCCGACTTTGCCAGCGAAGTGCTGTAG
- a CDS encoding (2Fe-2S)-binding protein, which translates to MLNLTVNGQAASVDADPDMPLLWAIREDLQLTGTKFGCGMALCGACTVHIDGQAVRSCTTPVSAAAGKKVTTIEFMGTTPAGKAVQAAWVKHDVPQCGYCQSGQIMSATALLAGNGKPSDAEIDSAMSGNICRCGTYNQIKAAIKDAAVALKAGA; encoded by the coding sequence ATGCTGAATTTGACTGTCAACGGTCAAGCCGCGTCGGTCGATGCCGATCCCGACATGCCCCTGCTCTGGGCGATTCGGGAAGACCTGCAACTCACCGGGACCAAATTCGGTTGTGGCATGGCGCTGTGCGGGGCCTGTACGGTGCACATCGACGGGCAAGCCGTGCGCTCCTGCACCACGCCGGTGTCCGCTGCGGCTGGCAAGAAGGTGACCACCATCGAGTTCATGGGAACCACCCCTGCAGGCAAGGCCGTGCAGGCGGCATGGGTGAAACACGATGTGCCGCAATGTGGTTATTGCCAGTCGGGCCAGATCATGAGCGCCACGGCGCTGCTCGCCGGCAATGGCAAGCCCAGTGACGCCGAGATCGATTCGGCCATGAGCGGCAACATCTGCCGCTGCGGAACCTACAACCAGATCAAGGCGGCCATCAAAGATGCTGCGGTTGCCTTGAAAGCGGGGGCCTGA
- a CDS encoding pyridoxal phosphate-dependent aminotransferase: MKPIQKSAKLANVLYDVRGPIVDAAKKMEDEGQKIIKLNIGNLAVFGFDAPEEIQQDMIRNLPDSAGYSDSKGIFAARKAVMHETQRQGIAGVTLDDIYLGNGASDLIVTATNALLDEGDELLVPAPDYPLWTAATSLSGGQPVHYQCDESKGWTPNLDDMRSKITDRTKGIVVINPNNPTGALYPDAILMGIVEIAREHGLVIFADEVYDKVLYDDVKHTPIASLSTDLLILTFNSLSKAYRSCGYRAGWMVVSGNKEAAADYIEGLNMLANIKLGSNVPGQWAIQTALGGYQSIKDLVCEGGRLRRQRDLAYQLITAIPGVSCVKPDAALYMFPKLDPAVYPIADDRQFFMELLKETRVMLVQGSGFNYPDNQHFRIVFLPHEDDLREAIGRVAKFLEGWRKRRSS; this comes from the coding sequence TTGAAACCCATTCAGAAATCCGCCAAGCTGGCCAATGTGCTCTACGACGTTCGTGGTCCGATTGTGGACGCCGCGAAAAAAATGGAGGACGAAGGGCAGAAGATCATCAAGCTCAATATCGGCAACCTCGCGGTGTTCGGTTTTGACGCGCCTGAAGAGATTCAGCAGGACATGATCCGCAACCTGCCCGACTCGGCCGGGTATTCGGACAGCAAAGGCATTTTTGCGGCGCGCAAGGCGGTGATGCATGAAACGCAGCGCCAGGGCATTGCCGGCGTGACGCTGGATGACATCTATCTGGGCAATGGGGCGAGCGATTTGATCGTGACCGCCACCAACGCCTTGCTCGATGAAGGTGATGAACTGCTGGTTCCAGCGCCTGACTACCCGTTGTGGACGGCTGCGACAAGCCTGTCTGGCGGGCAACCCGTTCATTACCAATGCGATGAGTCGAAAGGCTGGACCCCCAACCTTGACGACATGCGCAGCAAGATCACCGACCGCACCAAGGGCATTGTGGTGATCAATCCCAACAACCCGACGGGCGCGTTGTACCCGGATGCCATCTTGATGGGCATTGTCGAGATTGCCCGCGAACATGGGCTGGTGATCTTTGCCGATGAGGTCTACGACAAAGTGCTTTACGACGACGTCAAGCACACCCCTATCGCCAGCCTGAGCACCGATTTGCTCATACTGACCTTCAATTCGTTGAGCAAGGCTTACCGTTCGTGCGGCTACCGTGCTGGCTGGATGGTGGTCTCGGGCAACAAGGAAGCGGCGGCCGACTACATCGAAGGCCTGAACATGCTGGCCAACATCAAGCTGGGCTCCAACGTGCCCGGTCAGTGGGCGATCCAGACCGCTTTGGGCGGATACCAGAGCATCAAGGACCTGGTTTGCGAAGGCGGTCGTCTGCGCCGTCAGCGTGATCTGGCCTACCAGTTGATCACCGCGATTCCGGGCGTGAGCTGCGTCAAACCCGATGCGGCGCTCTATATGTTCCCCAAGCTGGACCCTGCCGTGTATCCGATTGCGGATGACCGGCAGTTTTTCATGGAGCTGTTGAAAGAGACGCGCGTGATGCTGGTGCAGGGTTCGGGCTTCAATTACCCGGACAACCAGCATTTCCGCATCGTGTTCTTGCCGCACGAAGACGACTTGCGCGAAGCCATCGGTCGCGTGGCGAAGTTTCTTGAAGGCTGGCGCAAGCGCCGCAGCAGCTGA
- a CDS encoding MFS transporter translates to MSTRPPLLPFAGLSASYFAHIGFFNPYLPLWLKELGFGLIAISLLTSVQSATRLFAPYAWGTLSDRTGERVKLLRYGATAALVFSAALWFPLSGLAMFAVLLLMFTHTSAMMPMSEAALAHLVSQGGVFDARRYGRVRLWGSMGFLVTVVLAGWWFERFGMEDFPAWTGVTLAAVVVSVWLLPDTKEPTHSAESHPDIRPVLRLPAVRWFFASVFFHVLAHIFIYVFFSLYLDSLGYSKAVIGLLWAVSVVIEIGWFFTQGRWLPRLSLTGWLVLASALMALRMVLTAGLPLVWPLLLLAQAMHAITFAAHHTVCIALLSHHFPGRLRGRGQALYAVVGYGLPGLIGGLGGGLLSSALGLSSVFWLSAGCAVVAGGCAWRLRRLAHVATPA, encoded by the coding sequence GTGAGCACGCGCCCGCCATTGCTGCCATTTGCGGGCCTGTCGGCGAGCTATTTCGCCCACATCGGGTTCTTCAACCCGTACCTGCCGCTGTGGCTCAAGGAGCTGGGATTTGGGCTGATTGCCATCAGCCTGCTGACCTCGGTGCAATCGGCCACACGCCTGTTTGCGCCCTATGCCTGGGGCACGCTGAGCGACCGCACCGGGGAGCGTGTGAAGCTGCTTCGCTATGGGGCCACAGCGGCCCTGGTTTTCTCCGCCGCGCTGTGGTTTCCGCTGAGTGGCCTGGCCATGTTCGCGGTGTTGTTGCTGATGTTCACCCATACCAGTGCGATGATGCCCATGAGTGAGGCCGCACTGGCGCATCTGGTGAGCCAGGGTGGGGTGTTCGACGCCCGCCGCTATGGCCGGGTGAGGCTTTGGGGCTCGATGGGCTTTCTTGTGACCGTGGTGCTGGCCGGCTGGTGGTTCGAGCGCTTTGGCATGGAAGATTTCCCGGCGTGGACGGGGGTGACGCTCGCAGCTGTGGTGGTCAGTGTCTGGCTGTTGCCGGATACCAAAGAACCCACACATTCCGCCGAATCCCATCCCGATATTCGCCCGGTGTTGCGCCTGCCTGCGGTGCGCTGGTTCTTCGCCTCGGTGTTCTTCCATGTGCTGGCCCACATCTTTATCTACGTTTTCTTTTCTCTCTATCTGGACTCGCTGGGCTACAGCAAGGCGGTGATCGGATTGCTGTGGGCGGTGTCGGTGGTGATCGAAATCGGCTGGTTCTTCACCCAGGGCCGTTGGCTCCCCAGGCTGTCGCTGACCGGCTGGCTGGTGCTGGCCTCGGCCCTGATGGCCCTGCGCATGGTCTTGACCGCTGGTTTGCCGCTGGTGTGGCCTTTGTTGCTGCTGGCCCAGGCGATGCATGCGATCACCTTCGCCGCTCACCACACGGTGTGCATTGCTTTGCTGTCGCACCATTTCCCGGGACGCTTGCGCGGGCGTGGACAGGCGCTGTACGCCGTGGTTGGCTACGGATTGCCGGGGCTGATCGGTGGGCTGGGAGGCGGGCTGCTGAGCTCGGCGCTGGGCTTGTCCAGTGTGTTCTGGTTGTCGGCCGGGTGCGCCGTGGTCGCCGGCGGTTGCGCATGGCGATTGCGGCGGCTGGCACATGTTGCCACTCCAGCCTGA
- a CDS encoding flagellar basal body protein, whose protein sequence is MSISSTGLSGMRAAQMQLDTTAHNVANARTPGFQRQTVTQTAQAGSGGVMVQIAQEPQTAAANGADFGRLAEDMVTQHMSVYNFAANLRSVEAEDRMLGALLDTQA, encoded by the coding sequence ATGTCCATTTCCTCCACCGGCCTGAGCGGCATGCGCGCCGCACAAATGCAGCTGGACACCACGGCACACAACGTGGCCAACGCCCGGACGCCCGGCTTTCAACGCCAGACCGTGACACAAACGGCGCAGGCGGGATCGGGCGGCGTCATGGTGCAGATCGCTCAAGAGCCGCAAACCGCCGCTGCGAACGGCGCTGATTTCGGTCGCTTGGCCGAAGACATGGTGACGCAGCACATGAGCGTCTACAACTTTGCGGCGAACCTTCGCTCGGTTGAAGCAGAAGACCGCATGCTCGGCGCACTGCTCGACACCCAGGCCTGA